From one Halobacteriovoraceae bacterium genomic stretch:
- a CDS encoding ISL3 family transposase: MSLRRIHRYCIPGFDVTDTKEWLDKGFIEIFIKDGREVKQCSRCCHELDAAKVSEHKVKVRTMDIHGFKGYYIFKRTKHRCGNCKKIRTSKIDWISEETPHVTEEYAWWLGRLCEITPVSRAAEFTGNDPMSMWRFDFKRMKRMFQHYKIPKVRRICVDEVYARKKKYHAKESRDKRFFTIICDLDTRRVIWVSESRSKEALNEFFHVMGKERCEEIEVVAADQFDGYKLSVKENCPNAIFVWDRFHIMQTFQNYINSERQWLNEHMCKGEQKRLTRGKFKQLFTKKSDRRTKAENRHIREVMRDNEYFVYLELIKEGMHQIFESASAPEARAKFEEMGEWINQAGIFYELKKWWKTFDDGWDTFRNYFKYPVTSSLSEGINNVIKTIKKRAYGYRNMQYFKLKILQVCGFLNSKWVPMNFQ; this comes from the coding sequence ATGAGTTTACGACGTATTCACCGTTACTGCATCCCTGGTTTTGACGTGACAGACACTAAAGAGTGGTTAGATAAAGGCTTTATTGAGATATTTATCAAAGATGGACGTGAAGTTAAACAGTGTTCCAGGTGTTGTCATGAGCTTGATGCAGCCAAAGTTAGCGAGCATAAAGTCAAAGTTCGCACAATGGATATTCATGGTTTTAAGGGATACTACATCTTTAAAAGAACTAAGCATCGATGCGGTAATTGTAAAAAAATTAGAACTTCTAAAATTGACTGGATCTCTGAGGAGACTCCGCACGTAACCGAGGAATATGCTTGGTGGTTAGGACGTCTTTGTGAGATTACTCCAGTCTCTCGGGCCGCTGAGTTCACTGGCAATGATCCTATGAGTATGTGGCGGTTTGATTTTAAAAGAATGAAGCGGATGTTTCAACACTACAAGATCCCAAAGGTCAGGAGGATTTGTGTAGACGAAGTCTATGCCAGAAAGAAAAAGTATCATGCCAAAGAGTCCAGGGATAAACGCTTTTTCACGATAATCTGTGACTTGGACACTAGGAGGGTTATTTGGGTGTCTGAAAGCCGCTCTAAAGAAGCACTTAATGAGTTTTTTCATGTCATGGGAAAAGAGCGCTGTGAAGAGATTGAAGTTGTAGCGGCAGATCAGTTTGATGGATATAAACTTAGCGTGAAAGAGAACTGTCCCAACGCTATTTTTGTATGGGATCGTTTTCATATCATGCAGACGTTTCAAAACTATATTAATAGTGAGAGACAGTGGTTAAATGAGCACATGTGCAAAGGAGAACAAAAGAGACTGACTCGTGGCAAATTTAAACAGTTATTCACTAAAAAATCTGATCGAAGAACAAAAGCTGAGAACCGGCATATTCGGGAAGTCATGAGAGATAATGAATATTTTGTTTACCTAGAACTCATTAAAGAAGGTATGCACCAGATATTTGAATCTGCTTCAGCTCCGGAAGCAAGAGCAAAGTTTGAAGAGATGGGGGAATGGATAAATCAAGCAGGGATCTTCTATGAACTAAAAAAATGGTGGAAAACGTTTGATGATGGATGGGATACATTCAGAAACTACTTCAAATACCCTGTTACCTCATCACTTTCAGAAGGAATAAACAACGTCATCAAAACAATAAAGAAAAGAGCTTATGGTTATAGGAATATGCAGTATTTTAAGCTTAAAATCCTCCAAGTATGCGGATTTTTGAACTCTAAGTGGGTACCAATGAATTTTCAATAA
- the thpR gene encoding RNA 2',3'-cyclic phosphodiesterase, with amino-acid sequence MESQKDKRLFIGIPVSIDALKQIKSYVVPFKQRYTNDRLVPSYQWHFTIAFLGEVDAEKEAKIIQALRERPLGKEFKCEIDSWGAFPSTESARVVWLGSKIKNDKFHALGEIIRTCLDEVEIEYDRKDLVFHMTLARMKIPRNLDPFIRKQKHIKNIQLKVDCIHLYQSYQNKTAYEIIDTIFLND; translated from the coding sequence ATGGAAAGTCAAAAAGATAAAAGATTGTTTATTGGAATCCCCGTCAGTATTGATGCTTTAAAACAGATTAAGTCTTACGTAGTCCCTTTCAAGCAAAGATATACAAATGACAGGTTGGTGCCTTCTTATCAATGGCATTTCACAATTGCTTTTTTGGGCGAGGTGGATGCTGAAAAAGAGGCCAAGATCATTCAGGCCTTAAGAGAACGCCCCTTAGGCAAAGAGTTCAAATGTGAAATTGATTCTTGGGGTGCATTTCCATCGACAGAAAGTGCACGTGTAGTCTGGTTAGGATCGAAGATAAAGAATGATAAATTTCACGCATTGGGTGAAATCATACGTACCTGTTTAGATGAAGTTGAAATTGAATATGATAGAAAGGATCTTGTATTTCATATGACCCTTGCGCGGATGAAAATACCAAGAAATTTAGATCCCTTTATCCGCAAGCAAAAGCATATTAAAAACATTCAATTAAAAGTTGATTGTATCCATCTCTATCAAAGTTACCAAAACAAAACGGCCTATGAAATAATAGATACAATATTTTTAAATGATTAA
- a CDS encoding D-tyrosyl-tRNA(Tyr) deacylase, producing the protein MKVVVQRSKHSKVLVDERITGQIDKGLVLLVCFEQGDNIEKVETCVEKLLKLRIFDDSDGKMNLNVEQINGKILAISQFTLSWDGRRGNRPSFDLSMSPQEAKVLFGIFCQKMSQKVPVQTGVFGEVMDVQISNDGPVTFHLSY; encoded by the coding sequence ATGAAAGTTGTTGTCCAACGCTCAAAGCATTCAAAAGTCTTAGTCGATGAGAGAATTACAGGTCAAATTGACAAGGGGCTTGTACTTCTTGTTTGTTTTGAGCAGGGCGACAATATTGAGAAAGTTGAAACATGTGTTGAGAAACTTCTTAAATTAAGAATCTTTGATGACTCAGATGGTAAGATGAACTTAAATGTAGAACAAATCAACGGAAAAATCTTGGCCATAAGTCAATTCACTTTGTCTTGGGATGGGCGCAGAGGCAATCGCCCAAGTTTTGATCTTTCTATGTCTCCGCAAGAGGCCAAAGTGTTATTTGGTATTTTTTGTCAGAAAATGAGTCAAAAAGTTCCCGTTCAAACAGGTGTTTTTGGAGAAGTGATGGATGTCCAAATTTCAAATGATGGGCCTGTAACTTTTCACTTAAGTTATTAA